A window of the Opitutaceae bacterium genome harbors these coding sequences:
- the sppA gene encoding signal peptide peptidase SppA encodes MKDFFKMLAACFIAFGMWMVAGGVFLVLLVGVLVSVGEHEPAIPKGAMLVLDLSVNVTDMPQSSDDLAMLRDAVVGDKPPSIHLRGLLSALEAASKDDRIKGLYIHGSFLPSGMGSGFAALKEVRAAIVRFKESGKPVLAYLRFPDTRDFYIASAADSISLNPMGDIITPGLAIERFYLADFFERYGIGVQVPHAGRYKSYGESYVRSDMSEEDRLQNRALLNGLWSEYLNTVSLSRGISAAKLQSVIDEHAKISPEIALSIGLVDQVEHFGNVLARLREATGVADPSESFKQVDLSAYVHAVGWAAAPLESRDKVAILYVEGTIVGGEGRADQAGSDRLARELRKMTSDDTAKAIVLRVNSPGGAAIAADIIADEVARALAVKPVVVSMGSYAASGGYWISSRSSRIFAESNTLTGSIGVVGMIPNIERLANDHGIFFDGVKTARHADMFTLSRPKTDEEMAILQSGVDDAYSKFIRLVADGRGMEEARVREVAEGRVWTGQDALEVGLVDEIGGLEDAIRHAAELAGLTDYAVEDYPAPRSRLEEILKRLGGGGAPLASRFEGRLSQWVRGRIEDLEMLDSLSDPRGVYALSPIVRIEE; translated from the coding sequence ATGAAGGACTTCTTCAAAATGTTGGCCGCCTGCTTCATCGCATTCGGCATGTGGATGGTCGCAGGCGGCGTTTTTCTGGTTCTCCTGGTCGGGGTCCTGGTCTCCGTGGGGGAGCATGAACCCGCTATTCCGAAAGGGGCGATGCTGGTCCTCGATCTTTCGGTAAATGTGACGGACATGCCCCAGTCCAGCGACGATCTCGCGATGCTCCGTGACGCGGTTGTCGGCGACAAGCCACCCTCCATTCATCTGCGCGGCCTGCTGTCGGCGCTTGAGGCCGCCTCGAAAGACGACCGGATCAAGGGTTTGTATATCCATGGATCCTTCCTGCCATCTGGAATGGGATCCGGCTTCGCCGCCCTCAAGGAAGTCCGGGCGGCGATCGTCCGCTTCAAGGAGAGTGGCAAACCGGTTCTGGCCTATCTTCGGTTTCCGGATACGCGTGACTTCTACATTGCTTCCGCGGCCGACTCGATTTCCCTGAATCCGATGGGGGACATCATCACCCCGGGCCTGGCGATCGAGCGTTTCTACCTGGCTGATTTCTTTGAGCGTTACGGAATCGGGGTCCAGGTCCCCCATGCCGGCCGTTACAAGTCCTACGGTGAATCGTATGTCCGCAGTGACATGAGCGAAGAGGACCGGCTGCAGAACCGGGCCCTTCTGAACGGGCTCTGGTCTGAATACCTGAACACGGTTTCGCTGTCCCGCGGCATCAGCGCGGCGAAGCTTCAGTCCGTGATCGACGAACACGCCAAGATCAGTCCGGAAATCGCCCTTTCAATCGGGCTGGTCGATCAGGTGGAACATTTCGGCAATGTTCTGGCCCGCCTGCGCGAGGCGACCGGGGTGGCTGATCCCTCCGAATCGTTCAAGCAGGTGGATCTCTCGGCCTACGTGCACGCTGTGGGTTGGGCGGCCGCGCCCTTGGAGTCCAGGGACAAGGTGGCCATCCTCTATGTGGAAGGAACCATTGTGGGCGGGGAAGGCCGAGCGGATCAGGCCGGGAGCGACCGGTTGGCCCGGGAATTGCGGAAAATGACTTCTGATGATACGGCCAAGGCGATCGTTCTGCGGGTGAACAGTCCGGGAGGTGCCGCCATCGCCGCGGACATCATCGCGGACGAAGTGGCCCGGGCCTTGGCCGTGAAACCGGTCGTTGTCTCGATGGGATCCTACGCTGCTTCAGGCGGTTATTGGATCTCAAGCCGCAGCAGTCGGATATTTGCGGAATCCAACACCCTGACCGGTTCGATCGGGGTGGTCGGGATGATTCCCAATATCGAGCGGCTGGCCAATGACCACGGCATCTTTTTCGACGGCGTGAAAACGGCCCGACATGCCGACATGTTCACACTTTCGCGTCCGAAGACAGACGAAGAAATGGCAATCCTTCAGTCCGGTGTGGATGATGCTTACAGCAAGTTCATCAGGCTGGTGGCCGACGGGCGGGGAATGGAGGAGGCCCGGGTGCGAGAGGTAGCCGAAGGTCGGGTCTGGACGGGGCAGGATGCCCTTGAAGTGGGCCTGGTCGATGAGATCGGTGGGCTCGAGGATGCGATCCGGCATGCGGCGGAACTGGCCGGCCTGACGGACTATGCGGTCGAAGATTATCCGGCCCCGCGGAGCCGGCTGGAGGAAATCCTGAAGCGCCTCGGTGGTGGAGGAGCTCCTCTGGCCTCCCGCTTTGAAGGCCGCCTCTCCCAGTGGGTCCGTGGTCGGATCGAGGATCTCGAGATGTTGGATTCACTCAGCGACCCGCGGGGGGTCTATGCCCTGTCGCCGATCGTTCGGATTGAGGAGTGA
- the sufT gene encoding putative Fe-S cluster assembly protein SufT: MSQEFELIRDCPATVIPAGNVVTLPAGTVVYVTQTLGGNATVRTAEGLFRIESMDTDALGDGFEVSREDEAEADGAFSEAAVWEALKTCYDPEIPVNIVDLGLVYDLRVEPVADGKHRVEVKMTLTAVGCGMGPVIANDARAKIESLSAVDSAAVDIVWDPAWTPQMISTEGRRILGLE, translated from the coding sequence ATGAGTCAGGAATTCGAATTGATCAGAGATTGTCCGGCCACTGTCATTCCCGCCGGGAACGTGGTGACGCTTCCCGCGGGGACGGTTGTTTACGTGACCCAGACACTGGGGGGCAACGCCACGGTTCGGACGGCGGAAGGGTTGTTTCGGATTGAATCGATGGACACGGACGCCCTTGGCGACGGGTTCGAGGTTTCCCGAGAGGACGAGGCAGAAGCGGACGGTGCCTTCAGTGAAGCGGCGGTCTGGGAGGCGCTCAAGACCTGCTATGATCCGGAAATCCCGGTCAATATCGTTGATCTGGGTCTTGTTTATGATCTGCGGGTGGAACCGGTTGCCGACGGCAAACACCGGGTCGAGGTCAAGATGACCTTGACCGCGGTCGGGTGCGGGATGGGACCGGTCATTGCGAATGACGCCCGGGCCAAGATCGAATCGCTCTCCGCGGTCGACAGTGCCGCGGTTGACATTGTCTGGGACCCGGCCTGGACCCCTCAGATGATCTCAACCGAAGGTCGCAGGATTCTGGGGCTCGAATAG
- a CDS encoding tRNA-dihydrouridine synthase family protein has product MIFPPTVQARQALPRGVREGQPLTALAPMQDVTDLAFMRVIDGCGCPDYFFTEYFRVTQTSKLERHILRSIDENATGRPVFAQMIGEDIDHLKRTAGELKTHPVAGIDLNMGCPAPKVYRKNVGGGLLRDPDKVDSILGALRESIDGLFTVKMRIGFETTEHFERLLTLINKHEVDLLSLHGRTVREMYRSEVHYDRIRQAVEAVHCPVLANGNITSARKAQEVLESTGAAGVMVGRSAIRNPWIFAQIRKHFSGEPLPPIPMSEVRAYVDRLFRATDAAGLPENAHVSRMKKFLNFVGQGVDPDGRFLHEMRRTQTESALFEVCDRHLLDPATPWFAPEPFPGVVARPSREGSPER; this is encoded by the coding sequence TTGATCTTTCCCCCCACAGTCCAAGCCCGTCAGGCCCTGCCGCGGGGAGTCCGGGAAGGGCAGCCATTGACGGCCCTCGCTCCGATGCAGGACGTGACCGATCTTGCCTTCATGCGGGTGATTGATGGGTGCGGATGTCCGGACTACTTTTTCACCGAGTACTTTCGGGTCACCCAGACCTCAAAACTCGAGCGGCACATCCTGCGATCCATAGATGAAAACGCAACGGGGCGTCCGGTCTTCGCCCAGATGATCGGTGAAGATATCGATCACCTCAAGCGTACGGCCGGCGAACTGAAGACACACCCGGTTGCGGGCATCGACCTCAACATGGGATGCCCCGCTCCCAAGGTTTACCGGAAAAACGTCGGCGGCGGCCTGTTGCGGGATCCCGACAAGGTTGACTCCATTCTCGGTGCACTCCGGGAGTCAATTGATGGCCTCTTCACGGTCAAGATGCGGATCGGTTTCGAGACAACCGAACACTTCGAGCGACTCCTGACGCTGATCAACAAACACGAGGTCGACCTGCTCAGCCTGCATGGACGCACCGTCCGGGAAATGTACCGAAGTGAGGTTCACTACGACCGCATCCGGCAGGCCGTCGAAGCCGTCCACTGCCCCGTCCTGGCCAACGGAAACATCACGTCTGCCAGGAAAGCACAGGAGGTCCTTGAATCGACCGGGGCGGCCGGTGTCATGGTGGGACGATCCGCCATCCGCAATCCCTGGATCTTTGCCCAGATCCGGAAACACTTCTCCGGCGAACCGCTCCCGCCCATCCCGATGTCCGAGGTTCGGGCCTATGTCGATCGCCTCTTCCGGGCAACCGATGCCGCGGGCCTGCCGGAGAACGCACACGTCAGCCGGATGAAGAAGTTCCTCAATTTCGTCGGACAGGGCGTGGATCCCGATGGCCGTTTCCTCCACGAGATGCGGCGCACCCAGACGGAGTCCGCACTGTTCGAAGTCTGCGACCGGCATCTGCTCGACCCGGCCACTCCCTGGTTCGCGCCGGAACCGTTCCCGGGCGTCGTGGCCCGGCCGAGCCGCGAAGGGTCACCGGAACGGTAG
- a CDS encoding pirin family protein: MTTRTHSLKVRKADDRGHADHGWLKTSHTFSFADYYDPAHMGFRTLRVINDDWVAPGMGFPTHPHRDMEIFSYVLEGAIGHKDSMGNGRELKPGQIQLMSAGSGVTHSEYNPSDSEPLHLLQIWIQPRERGLTPSYNEWHPKPEHEGMPKVLVISPDGREDSATIQQDALVYRVLLGPGQTITHDLAKGRGIWLHTARGKLEVDGLSLEEGDAIGREYPGVLTLKALEPAEALLFDLG, from the coding sequence ATGACAACCAGGACCCACTCACTCAAAGTCCGGAAAGCAGACGACCGGGGCCACGCGGACCACGGATGGCTCAAGACCAGCCATACCTTTTCATTCGCCGACTATTACGATCCCGCCCATATGGGATTCCGCACCCTCCGGGTGATCAACGACGACTGGGTCGCTCCCGGAATGGGCTTTCCCACCCACCCTCACCGCGATATGGAGATCTTCAGCTACGTTCTGGAGGGAGCCATCGGCCACAAGGACAGCATGGGCAATGGCCGTGAGCTGAAACCCGGACAGATTCAGCTGATGAGCGCGGGAAGCGGTGTCACTCACAGCGAATACAATCCGAGTGACTCCGAACCACTTCACCTGCTGCAGATCTGGATCCAGCCCAGGGAGCGCGGCCTGACTCCCAGCTACAACGAATGGCACCCGAAACCGGAGCATGAAGGAATGCCCAAAGTCCTCGTGATCTCGCCCGACGGAAGGGAAGACTCCGCCACCATTCAACAGGATGCCCTGGTCTACAGGGTGCTCCTCGGGCCCGGTCAGACGATAACCCATGACCTGGCCAAGGGACGCGGTATCTGGCTGCACACGGCCCGGGGAAAACTGGAGGTGGACGGCCTTTCCCTTGAAGAGGGAGACGCCATCGGCCGGGAATATCCCGGCGTCCTGACACTCAAAGCTCTTGAACCGGCCGAAGCCCTGCTCTTTGATCTGGGCTGA
- a CDS encoding LysR substrate-binding domain-containing protein, with product MELRQLRYFVAVAEAGTISRAADRIFLTQPALSRQIKALEEEIGQCLLERKAHSIELTPAGETMLQEAKELLARADHLLERVKAAGKEIRLRIGYAPTLAAGLLSPAVESFRQTHPDARVDLFDRSTEEMLSGLKSGELDAVVTVKGADTSAGVDWTTLIRSPWRLAMGRGHPLAGRRSIEPADLEGESLLAFAQRDYPEYWELLAEWLRAHRLRPRIEAEYDGGESLVTAIESGLGIAMVVLQVAERFPNRVVLKAVSDPPPPLCIAVGRRSKTSAEKPLAVFIEELRRVAKIA from the coding sequence ATGGAACTCCGACAGTTGCGTTACTTCGTCGCGGTGGCGGAAGCCGGAACGATCAGCCGTGCTGCCGATCGGATCTTCCTGACCCAGCCGGCCCTGAGCCGCCAGATCAAGGCGCTGGAGGAGGAGATCGGTCAGTGCCTTCTGGAGCGCAAGGCACATTCGATCGAACTCACGCCCGCGGGTGAGACCATGTTGCAGGAGGCAAAGGAGCTTCTCGCCCGGGCCGATCATCTCCTGGAGCGGGTGAAGGCGGCGGGCAAGGAGATCCGTTTGCGGATCGGCTACGCTCCGACCCTCGCGGCCGGGCTCCTCTCGCCTGCCGTGGAGAGCTTTCGGCAGACCCATCCCGATGCGCGGGTGGATCTGTTCGACCGGTCGACGGAAGAGATGCTGAGCGGGTTGAAAAGTGGCGAACTGGACGCGGTGGTGACGGTGAAAGGTGCGGACACTTCTGCCGGCGTGGACTGGACGACCCTGATCCGTTCTCCCTGGCGATTGGCAATGGGCCGAGGCCACCCGTTGGCCGGACGCCGCTCGATCGAACCGGCGGATCTGGAAGGTGAATCCCTGCTGGCCTTCGCTCAGCGCGATTATCCCGAGTATTGGGAGCTTCTTGCCGAATGGCTGCGCGCGCACCGATTGCGTCCCCGGATTGAAGCGGAATATGACGGCGGGGAAAGCCTGGTGACAGCCATCGAGTCGGGCCTGGGGATTGCCATGGTTGTGCTGCAGGTGGCAGAGCGGTTTCCGAATCGCGTTGTTCTCAAGGCCGTATCCGATCCGCCACCTCCCCTTTGCATTGCGGTGGGTAGGCGTTCGAAGACGTCGGCGGAGAAGCCCCTGGCGGTCTTCATAGAAGAGTTGCGCCGAGTGGCGAAGATAGCCTGA
- a CDS encoding lysophospholipid acyltransferase family protein: MKNRLLSSSLFVWFVTRLVSSYSRTFRLTVQNEQTWRDHLEQGGSVILCSWHQQFFSFVRHFRGYRHYRPGLMISRSTDGSLIAGVARGMGWITVRGSSSRGGLEAMRGMIQHIRKNRLGAHIVDGPRGPIGVIKKGIIHMARETDAVIVPVYATPTNAWSFRSWDRFFIPKPFSRVCIQFGDPFRLPPRDDDKCIEAERARLEATMRPRLYGSPCV, encoded by the coding sequence ATGAAGAACCGGCTGCTTTCATCCTCGCTCTTCGTCTGGTTTGTCACCCGGCTGGTCTCCTCCTACTCCCGGACGTTCCGCCTGACCGTCCAGAATGAGCAGACCTGGCGCGATCATCTCGAGCAGGGAGGGTCCGTCATCCTCTGTTCCTGGCACCAGCAATTCTTCTCCTTTGTCCGCCACTTCAGAGGCTACCGTCACTACCGGCCCGGCCTGATGATCAGTCGCAGCACCGACGGTAGCCTGATCGCCGGTGTGGCCCGGGGAATGGGTTGGATCACCGTCCGGGGATCCTCCTCCCGCGGCGGACTCGAGGCGATGCGCGGCATGATCCAACACATCAGGAAAAACCGTCTGGGGGCGCATATCGTCGACGGACCCAGGGGGCCGATCGGTGTGATCAAAAAGGGCATCATCCACATGGCCAGGGAAACCGACGCCGTCATCGTACCGGTCTACGCCACTCCGACAAATGCCTGGAGCTTCAGGAGCTGGGACCGGTTCTTCATCCCCAAGCCCTTCTCCCGCGTGTGTATCCAGTTTGGCGATCCATTCAGACTCCCGCCCCGTGACGACGATAAGTGCATCGAGGCCGAACGAGCCCGGCTTGAGGCCACCATGCGCCCTCGACTTTACGGGAGCCCTTGCGTTTGA
- a CDS encoding glycoside hydrolase family 9 protein, which yields MTLSPFRFLFACFSVVVTLAIRLVAGPPVIQPLIRVNQFGYLPDAVKVAVIADPQVGPDADLEFTAGATMQVRRRGDDSVVFEGAPTAWKNGEVHQQSGDRGWWFNFTAVDETGEFYLWDVDREVGSYGFEISETVFNRVLDTAVRVFFYQRLAFAKEAALAGPDWADGPAFIHPGQDTEARSYLDPDNPETARDLRGGWMDAGDYNKYVTFATSPIHQLLSAYEENPGVFRDDTRIPESGNGIADLLDEVRFEMEWLTRMQEADGGVILKMGAINHDSSTPPSADENRRYYVPPCSSAAIAAAGMYAHAALVFREVSGWQSFAAELEARAERAWDWYFANPRSENCDDGTVKAGDADWSFFRQDEGAVVAAMYLHQVTGKETYGEYVRNHYMDVDPFAEGAYFVYHGVAADAFLHYTGSALAPSAMTASIRERVEKLGRSDDPIICWDGESDLYRAHMPDDQYHWGSNNVRSNIGNASLSLQFHGFAAANRDLQRTRAAGILDSLCGVNPMGLVYLTNMGSFGAEKSAVRIYHSWFSHGSGLEANPAPGYVPGGPNKNYGGSREGIRGNPPQKAYLDFNDGWPENSWEITEPAIYYQSAFVKLISKFARPE from the coding sequence ATGACTCTCTCTCCCTTCAGATTCCTTTTCGCCTGTTTTTCCGTCGTTGTGACTCTGGCGATTCGCCTGGTGGCCGGGCCGCCCGTCATCCAGCCTTTGATTCGCGTCAATCAGTTTGGCTATCTACCTGATGCAGTGAAGGTAGCCGTGATCGCGGACCCCCAGGTCGGACCCGACGCGGATCTGGAATTCACGGCGGGGGCCACCATGCAGGTCCGTCGCCGGGGGGACGATTCCGTGGTCTTTGAAGGGGCGCCCACGGCCTGGAAGAATGGTGAAGTCCACCAGCAATCGGGCGATCGGGGGTGGTGGTTCAATTTCACGGCAGTTGACGAAACGGGCGAATTCTACCTTTGGGATGTGGATCGGGAGGTCGGATCCTACGGTTTTGAGATTTCGGAGACGGTCTTCAACCGGGTTTTGGATACGGCCGTCAGGGTCTTTTTCTATCAGCGACTGGCCTTTGCCAAGGAGGCGGCCCTCGCGGGACCCGACTGGGCGGATGGCCCGGCCTTCATCCATCCGGGTCAGGATACCGAGGCCCGGTCCTATCTGGATCCGGACAATCCGGAAACTGCGCGGGATCTTCGCGGCGGATGGATGGACGCGGGCGACTACAACAAATACGTAACCTTCGCCACGAGTCCGATCCACCAACTGCTTTCGGCCTACGAAGAGAATCCGGGAGTCTTCAGGGATGACACGCGCATCCCCGAATCAGGGAACGGCATTGCCGATCTTCTCGATGAGGTCCGGTTCGAAATGGAGTGGCTGACCCGAATGCAGGAAGCCGACGGAGGGGTCATCCTGAAGATGGGTGCGATCAACCACGATTCCTCAACACCGCCGAGTGCGGATGAGAATCGACGGTATTATGTGCCGCCCTGTTCATCTGCGGCCATCGCCGCGGCCGGGATGTACGCCCATGCGGCATTGGTTTTCAGGGAGGTTTCCGGGTGGCAATCGTTCGCGGCCGAACTCGAAGCAAGGGCGGAGCGTGCCTGGGATTGGTACTTTGCCAATCCGCGCAGCGAGAACTGCGATGACGGGACGGTCAAGGCGGGCGATGCGGATTGGAGCTTTTTCCGGCAGGATGAAGGCGCGGTGGTCGCGGCCATGTATCTGCATCAGGTCACTGGGAAAGAGACCTATGGAGAGTATGTGCGTAACCACTACATGGATGTGGATCCCTTCGCCGAGGGAGCTTACTTTGTCTACCACGGTGTGGCGGCTGATGCGTTTCTGCATTACACGGGCAGCGCTCTTGCTCCTTCCGCGATGACTGCCTCCATCCGGGAACGCGTGGAGAAACTCGGACGGAGCGATGATCCGATCATCTGCTGGGACGGCGAATCCGACCTTTATCGGGCTCACATGCCGGATGACCAGTACCATTGGGGCAGCAACAATGTCAGGTCCAATATAGGCAATGCCAGCCTGTCGTTGCAGTTCCATGGATTCGCGGCGGCAAATCGGGATCTGCAGCGAACGCGGGCCGCCGGTATTCTGGATTCCCTCTGCGGGGTCAATCCGATGGGGCTGGTTTACCTGACGAATATGGGTTCCTTTGGAGCCGAAAAATCCGCGGTGCGCATCTACCATTCCTGGTTTTCTCACGGAAGCGGGTTGGAGGCCAACCCTGCTCCCGGTTATGTGCCTGGTGGCCCGAACAAGAACTATGGCGGCAGTCGGGAGGGGATTCGTGGAAATCCGCCCCAGAAGGCCTATCTGGATTTCAATGACGGTTGGCCCGAAAATTCCTGGGAAATCACGGAGCCCGCCATCTACTACCAGAGTGCGTTTGTGAAGCTGATCTCCAAGTTTGCCCGGCCGGAGTGA
- a CDS encoding aldo/keto reductase, whose amino-acid sequence MMKPPDSTSRRSFLKASALAAVSAAVPTARGNTNPVETAALPRVRAANPPEWRNRQVGMAYRRMGATGMMVSELVMGGIPINRDNRSMIHLAMDLGINYIDTASGYGKDGESERALGAFFKDNPGARDRLFLASKLSAFGGFRTQMYRDLYEGLPSEKKNAIQKRAAEIVEERSVGKPGVFFTYFPGHERELDWEYRIIAMQKDYGQRIDGNGKFRARMFEILDESLQRTGVDHYDVLFCPHGCSSPEQLEEPEMLETLDEMKKQGKCRFVAVSTHTAFEQVTRKAVDLGTYDLVMASYNVINHGTMEASIAHAAKHGVGFVAMKAAASVRTHFDQFKPLPAWREEKLQRLVPGEDSAPVKAYLFVLQNPNVSAVISNMWNEDMIRENVAAVGRKVDLQPG is encoded by the coding sequence ATGATGAAACCACCTGACTCTACATCCAGACGTTCATTTCTGAAGGCCTCGGCACTGGCGGCGGTTTCGGCGGCCGTGCCTACGGCCAGGGGAAATACCAATCCGGTCGAGACGGCCGCCCTGCCGCGGGTTCGGGCAGCGAATCCGCCAGAGTGGCGAAACCGGCAGGTGGGCATGGCCTATCGCCGGATGGGCGCCACCGGGATGATGGTGTCGGAACTGGTCATGGGTGGGATCCCGATCAACCGGGATAATCGCTCGATGATTCACCTGGCGATGGACCTTGGGATCAACTATATCGATACCGCCTCCGGTTATGGGAAGGACGGTGAGAGCGAGAGAGCTCTGGGAGCCTTTTTCAAGGATAACCCGGGTGCCCGGGACAGACTTTTCCTCGCATCCAAACTGAGCGCGTTCGGCGGATTCCGGACGCAGATGTATCGGGATCTCTATGAGGGCCTGCCCTCGGAGAAGAAGAATGCCATCCAGAAGCGTGCCGCCGAGATCGTCGAAGAACGGTCGGTCGGGAAACCCGGAGTCTTCTTCACCTATTTCCCGGGCCACGAGCGGGAATTGGACTGGGAATACCGGATCATTGCCATGCAGAAGGATTATGGGCAGCGTATCGACGGGAACGGGAAGTTCCGGGCACGCATGTTCGAGATCCTCGACGAGAGTCTGCAGCGAACCGGCGTGGACCATTACGATGTCCTTTTCTGCCCTCATGGTTGCTCTTCCCCCGAGCAGCTCGAGGAACCCGAGATGCTGGAGACGCTGGATGAGATGAAGAAGCAGGGCAAATGTCGCTTTGTCGCCGTTTCCACGCATACGGCCTTCGAGCAGGTCACCCGAAAGGCAGTGGATCTGGGGACCTATGATCTTGTGATGGCATCCTATAACGTGATCAATCACGGGACGATGGAAGCCTCCATTGCGCATGCGGCGAAGCACGGCGTGGGTTTTGTCGCGATGAAGGCGGCGGCCTCCGTCCGGACTCACTTTGATCAGTTCAAGCCGCTTCCGGCATGGCGCGAGGAGAAGCTTCAGCGCCTGGTGCCGGGAGAGGACAGTGCACCGGTCAAGGCCTATCTCTTTGTCCTGCAGAACCCGAATGTCTCGGCGGTCATCTCCAATATGTGGAACGAGGATATGATCCGGGAAAATGTCGCGGCGGTCGGACGAAAGGTGGATCTGCAACCGGGTTGA
- a CDS encoding NAD(P)-dependent oxidoreductase, which yields MRPAILVNLPPAFFTQPELVASFQRLARLGTVRQTSHNTADEIAADLLWADAVLMWSWPVLDEALLDRIGTVDYLGHIDITQAGARAELSRGIAVSTSRAGFSPAVAEMALGLILNALRHLSDYHSAMRCGMEKWVDVFPRDIDPLERQLTGRRIGIVGFGQVGRRLARFLRAFEVELKVVDPYVSQATLDEYGATRMDLDPMIAECEIVVLCASSNDGTRHLIDAGRCAALRKDAILVNVARAALVDYAALAERLKMGDLIACLDVFDSEPLPADSELRRLPNAYLTPHRAGGLISSVRRNIDWLIDDYENHLAGRARRYPVTETMIPALDR from the coding sequence GTGAGACCCGCCATTCTCGTCAACCTCCCGCCAGCGTTTTTCACCCAGCCGGAGCTGGTCGCCAGTTTTCAGCGACTGGCTCGCTTGGGAACAGTCCGTCAGACGTCCCACAACACAGCCGATGAAATCGCCGCCGACCTTCTCTGGGCCGATGCGGTTCTCATGTGGTCGTGGCCGGTCCTCGACGAAGCGCTTCTCGACCGGATAGGAACGGTCGATTATCTCGGTCATATCGATATCACCCAGGCGGGGGCAAGGGCCGAGCTTTCCCGGGGAATTGCCGTTTCGACCTCACGGGCCGGCTTTTCCCCGGCCGTCGCGGAAATGGCCCTCGGCCTCATTCTGAACGCCCTGCGGCATTTGTCTGATTATCACTCGGCGATGCGTTGTGGAATGGAGAAATGGGTTGATGTCTTTCCGCGGGACATAGATCCGCTTGAGCGACAACTGACCGGCCGGCGGATTGGAATCGTCGGTTTCGGCCAGGTTGGCCGGCGCCTCGCGCGTTTTCTGCGGGCCTTCGAGGTGGAGCTGAAGGTGGTGGATCCCTATGTCAGCCAAGCGACCCTCGACGAATACGGGGCCACCAGGATGGATCTCGATCCGATGATTGCGGAATGTGAGATCGTGGTTCTTTGTGCGTCCAGCAATGACGGCACCCGTCACCTGATAGATGCGGGACGGTGCGCGGCTCTCCGCAAGGACGCGATCCTGGTCAATGTCGCCCGGGCGGCGCTGGTTGATTACGCGGCCCTTGCGGAACGTCTGAAAATGGGTGATCTGATCGCCTGTCTGGACGTCTTTGATTCGGAGCCCCTGCCGGCCGATTCGGAGTTGAGAAGGCTTCCCAATGCTTATCTGACGCCCCACCGGGCCGGAGGGCTCATCAGTTCGGTCCGGCGCAACATCGACTGGCTGATCGACGATTATGAAAACCATCTTGCCGGAAGGGCTCGGCGATACCCGGTGACCGAGACCATGATTCCCGCGCTTGACCGTTGA